DNA from Yamadazyma tenuis chromosome 5, complete sequence:
ACGATTTCGACGATACAGACTGGGACAGCAAGATGGCAGAAATTTTTAATGAACAGTATTACGACGAGGAAAATACCAAACCCGAATGGAGTGATATGGATGATATCGGAAGCGATAATAGcgaagaagttgaagcgGAAGAACCTCCAACgaagaagtccaagaagGATAAActcaaagacaagaaggCTACAAAAAAGGGGAAAGAAAGTCTCAAAGAAAAGGCCAAAGCTCTTGTAGAAGCCAACAAGGCCAGAATCATAGaggaagttgaagaagaagaacaaagagGTCGTCCTCAAGTGGAAgatgtcaagttcaagtatcGTGAAGTTTCTCCTGAATCGTTTGGTTTAACTACTCGAGACATTTTGATAGCTGATGATCAACAGTTGAATTCGTTCATTGgtatcaagaagtttgctCCATACAGACCCCAGGAGTTGAGGGTGAAAGACAGACGGAAGtataagaagaagaagaagatgttggaGGACTGGAGAAAAGAGGTCATGAAAGGATACAAACCGCAAACtaatgaagaaaatgatgataaAACTATCTGGGTCAAAGTCACCGAATCCACGAGTGAAAAGAAAAGTAAGAAGTACAAAAAATAATCTTTGAAACATTTCATTACCATTACATACTAAATAATGTACTAAGCAGAAGCACTGCTTTCAATAAATAAAAACATTACATCAAAGCACCTATTCGTATCCAGGGAAACTTGCGATTGACCTCGCCTTTCCTCTTATGAGCCCAAGGCTTCTTATAGACCTTctggttgaagttggagcATGGGCCATCGGTGCAGGATTCAAAAGTCTCTTCAACCAGATTCTTGCAAATATGAAGAAAAACGTTACGATGCAAACCATCACTCCCACGATACCAAAGAACCAACGAAGTTGACCTGTAGCTTGACCTGGAACGGTGACATTCATACCGAACAAACCAGTAATCACGTTCAAGGGAAGTAACAAGGTTCCCAATAAGGTGACTTGAGATAACATTACGGTGACATTGttattggagttgaccGATTCCACTTGCAATTGAGCCAAGTAGTTGGCATGAGATCTACTGAAGATTTTTTCGTAtgccaacaagttttgaAACATGGTAACCACGTGATCCTGGATATCACCCAAGTATAATGCGATTTCACCTCTTGGTTGGGTTATGTTTGCACTGGATGGCTGAAATTGGTATTGAAGCGGCGATACCATATTTGGAGGAGCACCTGGATTTGGGCCAAAACTGATACCCCCAGTTCCATCATGACTAAAGCCAAGGGGGGCAGTAACATTCGTAGATACAGGAGCAGGTGAAGGAGAATTATAGTGGTTGCTgttatccaagttggccTGAGATTGGGAATGTGCCAACGAATATACTTCGTCCTGGCATCTTTTAGCAAACATCTTAATGACGTCTGCTTTACCAGACAATAACCTCATTAATGTCATAACTTTTCTTCTCGACTCACCAATCCTCTTTAACATGGTACTAAAGTCAGTCTCTCTGGCAACAAGTACCGAATCCTCAATAGCATCAGCTTCATATTCAATGGCAGTGATCACTGGACCGAAACCATCGGTGATATTATCGATGATAGCGTAACAGATCCAGTCTGCACTTACATCAACGTAATCTCTCAATTGACGGACTCTTCTTCTAACATTTGCAGAATGAGTAACTGGAGAAAAGTGGAACGATAATATGCCTTCTCTGAATACCACCATGTACACGTTAATAGGCTCAAGGTAATCTTCAGACTCTTTATCTGGCTCAAAGGTATGGAAACACACAAAGTAATAGTTCCTGAACAATTCGACTTTTTCACGACTTTCCTGGACTCTGATATCTTCCGATGTCAAAGGGTGAAGTCCGaaagcttttgaaagaaCCTTCATTTCAGCATCTGTTGGACATGTACAGTCCAACCACCATGTTCCTTCACCATTATTGAACACTTCTCTTATAGACTGATCCACTTCTGTCAAGGAAGGGATGTCAGGAGCGTGGATGGTTTCACcttggttggtggtgaagaaggaaaatCTTTCTGGCAAAGGACTGGCATCATCGCTCTGGCTATCCACAATTCTGGGGTCAGCAAAGCTCACAAACTCATCAGAACAAGGAGTGGCCTTCGGTTCATACTCATTCATAGTGGAAGAATCTGAAGGGTGCtgtttttccaagtcagGAATCGGTTGGATGGAGCAGTTTTCATCATTGGTCCTCTTGGAACCTCTGGTAAACGCTGTAGCAGTtctcttcaagatattcttGGGAGTATACTTGAGCGATGCCGTCGACTGACGCATGGCAGATGAAGACGATTTTGAGGTGGGCCGGAGACCTTGATACGTGTTGAGCCTGTCGTTGATcatctgctgctgttgctggGCAATTTTGGCAGCATCTCGTTCTTCGTTTATAAACTCATCGATCTCGTCAAAGTCGATTCCGTTGACCCTAACATGCTCCCGAAGCATGGGGAAACAcacatcttcttcagtttccTGAGATGACCTAGATCCATGGGAATTGGCCTCACTGTCGATGGACGAGTTGGAAGGTCTTCTCTCTCTCTCTTTATCGCCGGAATGGGTCGTGTCGTTTGTTCTGTGCCTCGTCATGGGCGAAGCCAAGTCGGCCTCCAAGTTGTCGTTCATGGtgtctcttctttttctccGGACAGACGCATTGACCTTCATGGGAGCATCCACAGTCACATTCAAGTGTCTTTGGTCCTTAGGATCCAAGCCTCCATCGCCAAACGAGTGTGAAAGAGACGTTCTTCTCTGCGCCCGATGGCTGGTCCGCCCGGTCTCGAGAATGCTCACAGGGTTCAAGTTTGCAGAGGAAGGTTCATCACCTAAGACGCTACTGTTGATAGAAACAGTGGGAGGCTGAGGAATGGGTAATGATGCCGGCTGGTTTCTGTGGTCGTCCAAGCGCTGGTCGTAGCGTTGGTTGTACGactgctggtggtggccacGAGGTGACGTCGACGAGTAACTTTCGCTGTCAGACATAGGAAGTGAAGGAAATAATTAGAAGCCCACGTTGGAAACAACACTTGTAAAAAATAGTAGAAGCGCGGGTCTGAGGGGCAGCGTGGGGACGTACGTTGGATGGAACAGTCTTTAGGGGACAGCAATATGTTTCAGTTTAGCAACAAAGCGATACACTCATATTATGGACCACAACGGTATGTTAATGTCAGATATAGTAGCAAAAAAACCTGAGATTTTCATCTTCGCGGAAACAACAGGGTGTGCGTGTACGTGCTCAGATGACTTATTTAATCTACACTAGATGCACTTGGGACTTCTTGGACTGTTCGTCGTTCATATTCACGCATATATTAATTATTATATTCTTATGAGACATACAATACGGATCAATGTTTCTTCAGTCTGTTGCTTTTAGGTACTCTGGCCAACCAGTAACAGAACACAGTTCcgatgatgttgatggcaACGAAAGCAACAAAGATACCAAAGTTTCTCCATCTTTCTGAGTAGATCGAGCTCACCGATGTCAAAAAGTCATTGGTGGACTTCATGGTACAGAATTCACATCCTTCAGTGGCGCTAGGGTTGATAACGTTACCACCAGCAGTTGAAATGTAGCTCGACATGTAGTCACCACAGGTTTGACCAGATGGTGGATCAAAGTGCAACAATTCCTTAGCTCCGCATACAACTTCAGTATTGGCCAAACTAGCTGACAAAACACCTTGAATGAGATATGTTATTGGGTTAGCTCTGTACATGAAGATCCAAAACCCTGGAAAGAAGTCAGCGGTGGCCAACACACCACAGAAGCTAAGACACACAGTAAACAACATGACTGCCAAATTAGCAGCATTATCAGCAATCTCGTTGAAAGACATGGCCCATTGAGCAAGAGTTCCAGCGTAAACATAGAAAAACGAAAGGAAAAGCCAAACCAAGGCTCCTCTTTCGTGCACAGTATCAGTGGGTTCAGCGTTACGGTACAAGCCAAGTGGATAGtaccaacagaagaaggatAAGGTACCAACGGCAAAGTTGAAAGGTATTTCTCCTGTGATTTGAGCACCAATGAAGGCAATCCAACTGTATGTTCTAGATGGAGACTCTCTAACTTCGTATAAAGATCTCGCACTGACGAAGAATGGCAACAACTGTTGGATAATGGTGTTCAAAGGAATGAGCGACATGAAAATAGCAAACATTTGATTCTGCAAACCTTGCTCAGAAGTATCagccttgaagaaagaaaacCCGTTGAAAAGAGACGATGAAACAACcaaaaagatcttggagtaGATGTACCATGGGTTTCTCcaatgttgttgaagaactctCTGGGACACAATTAAGTATTGGGTGAGGTATCCAGCAGCATATGTCTTGTGAGAATCTGCACTTTCATCCTTTGGtaatttgaccaattccGTTTCCATGtattccaattcctttcTAACTTCGGCATACTCAGTTGAGTTTCTCCAAACATCAAAGTAATCTTGTTTAGCATGAGAACCAGGGGCAGCACCGACAACGTGTAACATCCATTCAGCTGGGTTGGCTTCGGGAGGACAAGGATCAGCACcatacttttcaaagtagTTGGTTAAAGTAGAACAGTTTTCACCCAAGCCACCAAAATAGACAGTTTGACCACCCTTTTGTAAGAATAACAATCTGTCGAATTCTTGTAACAAAATGGCTGAAGGCTGGTGAATGGTACACAAGATAGCTTGGCCATGATCAGCCAACtttctcatcaacttacAAACAGACCAGGCAGTTTGAGAATCCAAACCAGAAGTTGGTTcatccaagaacaacaataaTTTTGGTTTAGCAGCCAATTCAACACCAATAGtcaatctctttctttgttcaacattCAATCCTTCACCAGCAACACCAACCAAAGCATCAGCGTAAGGTGTcatttccaacaaatcAATACAGTATTCAACATATTCatccttttcttttttAGAAACGTGAGCTGGTTGTCTCAAGTAAGCCGAAAATCTCAAGGCACCTCTAACAGTAGAGGTTTCCAAATGCaaatcttgttgttgagcGTAACCAATagatctttgaaaagaagagtcCAAGGCATGACCGTTGACCATTCTGGAACCATCAGTGATAACACCGGATGTAAGTCTTTCTGACAAACAGTTCAAAAGTGTAGTCTTACCAGCACCAGAAGAACCCATTAAGGCCGTCAATTGACCAGGTTTAACCCAACCATCAATgtggttcaacaacactCTATCTTCTGTCTTAATCTTCACCTGGTAGGTCAAGTCTTTCCAATGGAAGATGTTTTCgttcttgaccaatttcttctcaaTGTCAGTTTCTTCGCTAATTTCACCAGCAATTTCATCTTGTAAtcccaacttttcttctgagttcaagttatttTCAAGATCCTGTCCCTTAGAGGCAGCGGCAGCAGCTCTGGCCTTCTTGTGTTTCTTTAAGTCACCTTGTAAGAACAAAACAATTTCACCCTTTTGCATGGCACCCTTGTTAAGTTCAGTTAACAAGATGTAGAgacccaagaagaaaatgatgaagCCAACGGTAATACCAAAGTTTCTCCATTTATGAGAGTTGTAGTATTCATAGGACGCAGACAAATAGTTAGTACCGTTAACGAAATTTTGACCAGCAATAGAACCGGTGGTAGAACAAACTCGGTTACTACTACCGATATTGGAGTAATCAGGTCCATTTGGAATGAACTTGGTCTTATAAcatttgaagattctttCGGAAAACTCATTATCCATTAAGGACTCAAACACATAAGCCACTGGATTAATGTAGTTGATCCACCTGGACCATCCCAACATTTTTGGAGTAGGAATAACAAAACCAGTGAAAATAATCatggccaacaacaagaCACTGGCTGGAGTCATAGCACCAGGCAAGGAAGTAGAAACAGCACCAATGGATCTAAAGATGTGGGACATCACCAAGGTGCACAGAAAACCCATTAGCCAGTAGAAGAAAAATCTTCCGGCATCTCTCCTCAAGTTCACCATGAAGTAGAAGGTGACGTTGAAAGACATCGACATCAAAAATTTGGTGGGAAGTTCAGTGATTATAGATGCAAGTGCATCAGCAGCAGGCCTATACAATGCATATTGTTtatgtttttcaacaatgggTCTGGCTTCGAACAAAGCCATGATCTCCAACAACGATGAGAAGGCATTAAACAACACAGCAAAGAAAATAGAAGCACCTCTGTAGTAGAAAGAATCAGTTTCCTGACTCAAGTTGTAGAAAACAGAcgacaaaatcaaccccATAACAGCTTGCATGAAAATAGAGAAAATCGAAATGGAAGGATCACCCTTAAGTCTCAAGATATTTCTTTGCATAACGTACTTGGTCTGCATAGCAAATGAAACAGTATAAGATGAACCGGCTGGCACTCTCTTGGCCTGTTTAGCGACATGGGCCTCATGGAAAAGCTGCTTGTGGTTTTCCTTCTCACTAGTTTCCATatactcttcaatttcGGCAATTAAGTTGGCATATTCAGGAGAATTCTTCCAGTAAGTTTCAAAGTCCTTGGAGGTCCTGGGGACTCTGTCCTCGAAACCAGGCTTGATGATTCTTTCAGCtgggttggtgatggaagtCAAGAAATCAGCAGTAGTTTGTCTTTGAGGACAGATGTAACCCATGTCCTCGAAAAACTTTCTGGCGACTTTACCTTTACCATAGAAAATCTGGTAACCTTCGTACAATACACAAACATTGTCAAACAAATCGTAAGCATCTTGAGAACATTGGTAAATAGCAATCAAAGGTGTGGCATCCAAGATTGTAGCAGAGGTCTTCAAGGCTCTGATAAACTCCAAGGCCGTAGCTGCATCCAAACCTCTGGTAGCGTTATCCCAACACTGAATGTTGGCACCGGATAAAGAGGCCTCAGCAATCGACACTCTCTTTCTCtcaccaccagaaacaCCTCTCACGTAGTCGTTACCGACACGAGTAAACCGGGTATGTGACAATCCATAGGTGGCCATGTAGACGGCAGCCATATGTTTGGCATAGTCTTCTCTCAGGACCAGACCTCTGTTCTGAGGAGTTCTCATTCTAGCAGCGAACTCCAAAGTATCacccaccaacaagttggcGAAGTGGACATCAGTTTCGGCGGAGAAAATCACATCACCTCTGTGGtgcttcttgatatcattcgGAGTCATACCATTGTAGGAGATACGAGACTCAGGACTCACTTTGAACCCGTAGTCATGAGCGGCAATGGTCTTCAAAAGAGTGGAACACCCAGAACCCGGTCTTCCCAACACGACCGTAACCTCACCCGGTTTCATGATAGCATCCATAGGtttcaaaatatcaaagTAACGAGATTCATCGGGTTTTCTGACCATGTTGTACAACTCGTAACTGAGTTTCCACAAAAAGTTGGTCACCGTAGGCTGGTAGTCACTATCGGTAGCAATACCACGGGCACGCAAGTCCCTGTACGCAATTCCCAAGCTGGAGTGCTTATAGTAATCTGGGTCACtatccaacaactttctcaagttcttgacccAAAATTTGGCATTGAACTCATCGCTGTTAGGGTCCAATTGCGGGTCCACACCATCGAATGGTGCTACTCCAGGCACTTGCGACATGTGCGATAAATATCTGATCAAGTCCTGGGATGACTCAGCAAAAGAAGCattttgactttggttGGTGAGGGTCCTGGCAAGAGTACGAATGTGTTCGGAGGCGTTATCATTGAACCCTTGGTATTCAACAATGGAGTCAGCCTCATCGACAGACTTGCCTACGAAGTCATGGACCGAGTTGGAGTCCTGGTAGTTATTCTCTTTTCCATTGTCACACATAGCTGAATGTGGCAAAAAAAAGGGAGGAAACCCAACAGTTTTATAGGCGGGCTGCAAAGACCATTTCGGATCCTTTTTAGAGCCCGATAACCGACGGATGCGGAACTAGATTTGAGCACCGAAGCCGAAGATGGAAAGGGATTAGGTGCATTTTCTAGACCCCGGCGAGTTTTTCAGTGGCGATGATGGTGGGGAAGGATTTTGGAAGTAATCCCCCATCATTTCCTGGGcgtggaggtggtggttgaaCCATGTCTGCCAATGGGATCATTCACTGTCACATTGAAGTATCCTTGGTCCTTGGGATCTCCTTTGTGTGTCAACGTTACCGGCTTGATTTCGGAGGTCTTGATGACCCCAATATATTATAACTGCCACCTAAACGTCGAtaatggtgatgttgcTGCCCAGTTTTTCCACTTTCTGACGTTTTGGTTTAAGAGCTTTCGCGTGAGATAGATCTGGTCGTTTGACGATAAAAACTACTGGTTCTTTTGTCTATCGCCAAACAAGTGCGAAAGCGACCTTCTTCTCAGGGTCCAGCCGCTGGTACGACCGGTCTGAAGAATGCTCAGCGGCTCAAGTTGGTAGAAGAAACATCAAAAGCTATGAGGTCATTTGGGGCTAGGGAAAGGGCACCGGCCGGCTAGTTTCTGTGGTCCAACATCTGGGTGTACGGGTCAGAACTTGTGTGGATGTAAGGGTCAGAACTTAGGGAAGTGTATTTATTTTAGGCGCGAGTACAGCATCAGACATGTTGGTTCAAACAGCTTTTCGAGAATAGGCTTCAGTTTAGCATCAAGCATTCATACTCATATTGTGGACTAGAGGATATGTATATTGTAGCACAGAACTGAGATTCTCATTTTCGCAAAAACTACGGGACGTGCGTGCCCAGATGACATGATTTATCTATACATTAGATCCACTGTTTAggattcttcaacacttctaCCAATTGTTCCTCCCGCGAGCCAGGTTCGGGGTGGTGGTCATATATCCAGGTGGCATTGAGTGGCAATGACATCAAAATACTCTCGATCCGGGCGCCGGGTGTCTGAAGGCCAAACTGAGTGCCTCTATCgatcaccaagttgaattcTACGTATCTTCCTCTTCTTACCTGTTGCCAGTGTTTTTCAGCGTCCGTGAACGGGGTGTGGATTCTTCTTGCCAAAATGGGTATATAAGCCGCCAAAAATGCCCCGAGACATTCGTTGACCATCAAAAGAAGCTCATCAGCAGACTTGATGTCCACATCGTCAAAGAAAATTCCTCCAATTCCCCGGGCCTCGTTTCTGTGTTTGATGTAAAAGTACTCATCACACCACAGTTTGTACTTGGGGTACAAACTCACATCGAACTTATCCAAGGCATCTTTGTGGCACTGGTGGAACAATTTGGCATCATCCTCGTACAAATAGGTAGGAGTTAGGTCGGCACCACCGCCAAACCACCACGCGTCACTCTTGCCGGTCTCGGGATCCAGGGTCTGGAAGTACCGATAGTTCAAGTGCACGGTGGGCGCGTGGGGGTTTGTACAATGAACAATCATCGATAATCCACACACTTTGAACTCGATGGTGCCATCGACAGCAGCCTTAAggtttttgtggttgactTTCATGCGGGCCACGGCGGCTGGGGGCAACACCCCGTGAATGATGGATATGCCTATTCCGGCCTTTTCAATCACTTTTCCGTCTTGAAGTACCATGGTAACCCCACCTCCTTTACCATCTTCTCGGTCCCACTCATCGACGTGGAAGGTTTTCTGGGGTTCCAACGCCTGGAGAGCGGCGGCGATCTGCTTCTGCTTGAAACGGATGAGTTCCTCCATGCGATCGCGCACGGGGATCAAGGTGTCTTTTAAGCGGGTCTCCAtggtgaagttggtggtggatttTGTGGGAACGACGGTTTTTTATAATCGCGGATGGGGTGATTTTGGGTCGCAATGGGTTGATGCGCCCTGTTGTCGCGGTGGTTCGATGCCTCGCGGGCGCTACCACTAGAtgcaccaccacctcgCTCATCGTTGATATTCACGCATATATTAACAATTATTTTCTAATAAAAACCTACGTACAGATTAATGCTTCTTCAGTTTGTTACCTTTAGGTACTCTGGCCAACCAATAACAGAACACAGTTCcaatgatgttgatggcaATGAAACCAATAAAGATACCGAAGTTTCTCCATCTTTCTGAGTATACCGAGCTCACCGATGCCAAAAAGGCATTGGTGGACTTCATGGTACAGAATTTACATCCTTCAGTGGCACTAGGGTTGATAACGTTACCACCAGCAGTTGAAATGTAGCTCGACATGTAGTCACCACAGGTTTGACCAGATGGTGGATCAAAGTGCAACAATTCCTTAGCTCCGCATACAACTTCAGTATTGGCCAAACCAGCCGACAAAATACCTTGGATGAGATATGTCATTGGGTTAGCTCTGTACATGAAGATCCAGAATCCTGGTAAGAAATCAGGACCAGCCAACACACCACAGAAGTTAAGACACATAGTAAACAACATGGCTGCCAAATTAGCAGCATTATCAGCAAGCTCGTTGAAAGACATGGCCCATTGAGCCATAGTTCCAGCGTAAACATAGAAAAACGAAAGGAAAAGCCAAACCAAGGCTCCTCTTTCGTGCACAGTATCAGTGGGTTCAGCGTTACGGTACAAGCCAAGTGGATAGtaccaacagaagaaggatAAGGTACCAACGGCAAAGTTGAAAGGTATTTCTCCTGTGATTTGAGCACCAATGAAGGCAATCCAACTGTATGTTCTAGATGGAGACTCTCTAACTTCGTATAAAGATCTCGCACTGACGAAGAATGGCAACAACTGTTGGATAATGGTGATCAAAGGAATGAGCGACATGAAAATAGCAAACATTTGATTCTGCAAACCTTGCTCAGAAGTATCagccttgaagaaagaaaacCCGTTGAAAAGAGACGATGAAACAACcaaaaagatcttggagtaGATGTACCATGGGTTTCTCcaatgttgttgaagaactctCTGGGACACAATTAAGTATTGGGTGAGGTATCCAGCAGCATATGTCTTGTGAGAATCTGCACTTTCATCCTTTGGtaatttgaccaattccGTTTCCATGtattccaattcctttcTAACTTCGGCATACTCAGTTGAGTTTCTCCAAACATCAAAGTAATCTTGTTTAGCATGAGAACCAGGGGCAGCACCGACAACGTGTAACATCCATTCAGCTGGGTTGGCTTCGGGAGGACAAGGATCAGCACcatacttttcaaagtagTTGGTTAAAGTAGAACAGTTTTCACCCAAGCCACCAAAATAGACAGTTTGACCACCCTTTTGTAAGAATAACAATCTGTCGAATTCTTGTAACAAAATGGCTGAAGGCTGGTGAATGGTACACAAGATAGCTTGGCCATGATCAGCCAACtttctcatcaacttacAAACAGACCAGGCAGTTTGAGAATCCAAACCAGAAGTTGGTTcatccaagaacaacaataaTTTTGGTTTAGCAGCCAATTCAACACCAATAGtcaatctctttctttgttcaacattCAATCCTTCACCAGCAACACCAACCAAAGCATCAGCGTAAGGTGTcatttccaacaaatcAATACAGTATTCAACATATTcatccttttctttcttaGAAACGTGAGCTGGTTGTCTCAAGTAAGCCGAAAATCTCAAGGCACCTCTAACAGTAGAGGTTTCCAAATGCaaatcttgttgttgagcGTAACCAATagatctttgaaaagaagagtcCAAGGCATGACCGTTGACCATTCTGGAACCATCAGTGATAACACCGGATGTAAGTCTTTCTGACAAACAGTTCAAAAGTGTAGTCTTACCAGCACCAGAAGAACCCATTAAGGCCGTCAATTGACCAGGTTTAACCCAACCATCAATgtggttcaacaacactCTATCTTCTGTCTTAATCTTCACCTGGTAGGTCAAGTCTTTCCAA
Protein-coding regions in this window:
- the CDR1_2 gene encoding Multidrug resistance protein (EggNog:ENOG503NTZE; BUSCO:EOG09262CUO; COG:Q) — its product is MSDSGKESNYEDSHSVHDFVGQSPASHGGESPEEADSIAEYQGFNDNASEHIRTLARTLTNQSQNASFAESSQDLIRYLSHMSQVPGVAPFDGVDPQLDPNSDEFNAKFWVKNLRKLLDSDPDYYKHSSLGIAYRDLRARGIATDSDYQPTVTNFLWKLSYELYNMVRKPDESRYFDILKPMDAIMKPGEVTVVLGRPGSGCSTLLKTIAAHDYGFKVSPESRISYNGMTPNDIKKHHRGDVIFSAETDVHFANLLVGDTLEFAARMRTPQNRGSVSREDYAKHMAAVYMATYGLSHTRFTRVGNDYVRGVSGGERKRVSIAEASLSGANIQCWDNATRGLDAATALEFIRALKTSATILDATPLIAIYQCSQDAYDLFDNVCVLYEGYQIFYGKGKVARKFFEDMGYICPQRQTTADFLTSITNPAERIIKPGFEDRVPRTSKDFETYWKNSPEYANLIAEIEEYMETSEKENHKQLFHEAHVAKQAKRVPAGSSYTVSFAMQTKYVMQRNILRLKGDPSISIFSIFMQAVMGLILSSVFYNLSQETDSFYYRGASIFFAVLFNAFSSLLEIMALFEARPIVEKHKQYALYRPAADALASIITELPTKFLMSMSFNVTFYFMVNLRRDAGRFFFYWLMGFSCTLVMSHIFRSIGAVSTSLPGAMTPASVLLLAMIIFTGFVIPTPKMLGWSRWINYINPVAYVFESLMDNEFSERIFKCYKTKFIPNGPDYSNIGSSNRVCSTTGSIAGQNFVNGTNYLSASYEYYNSHKWRNFGITVGFIIFFLGLYILLTELNKGAMQKGEIVLFLQGDLKKHKKARAAAAASKGQDLENNLNSEEKLGLQDEIAGEISEETDIEKKLVKNENIFHWKDLTYQVKIKTEDRVLLNHIDGWVKPGQLTALMGSSGAGKTTLLNCLSERLTSGVITDGSRMVNGHALDSSFQRSIGYAQQQDLHLETSTVRGALRFSAYLRQPAHVSKKEKDEYVEYCIDLLEMTPYADALVGVAGEGLNVEQRKRLTIGVELAAKPKLLLFLDEPTSGLDSQTAWSVCKLMRKLADHGQAILCTIHQPSAILLQEFDRLLFLQKGGQTVYFGGLGENCSTLTNYFEKYGADPCPPEANPAEWMLHVVGAAPGSHAKQDYFDVWRNSTEYAEVRKELEYMETELVKLPKDESADSHKTYAAGYLTQYLIVSQRVLQQHWRNPWYIYSKIFLVVSSSLFNGFSFFKADTSEQGLQNQMFAIFMSLIPLITIIQQLLPFFVSARSLYEVRESPSRTYSWIAFIGAQITGEIPFNFAVGTLSFFCWYYPLGLYRNAEPTDTVHERGALVWLFLSFFYVYAGTMAQWAMSFNELADNAANLAAMLFTMCLNFCGVLAGPDFLPGFWIFMYRANPMTYLIQGILSAGLANTEVVCGAKELLHFDPPSGQTCGDYMSSYISTAGGNVINPSATEGCKFCTMKSTNAFLASVSSVYSERWRNFGIFIGFIAINIIGTVFCYWLARVPKDTLIPVRDRMEELIRFKQKQIAAALQALEPQKTFHVDEWDREDGKGGGVTMVLQDGKVIEKAGIGISIIHGVLPPAAVARMKVNHKNLKAAVDGTIEFKVCGLSMIVHCTNPHAPTVHLNYRYFQTSDPETGKSDAWWFGGGADLTPTYLYEDDAKLFHQCHKDALDKFDVSLYPKYKSWCDEYFYIKHRNEARGIGGIFFDDVDIKSADELLLMVNECLGAFLAAYIPILARRIHTPFTDAEKHWQQVRRGRYVEFNLVIDRGTQFGLQTPGARIESILMSLPLNATWIYDHHPEPGSREEQLVEVLKNPKQWI